One segment of Chroicocephalus ridibundus chromosome 25, bChrRid1.1, whole genome shotgun sequence DNA contains the following:
- the LOC134527017 gene encoding olfactory receptor 14C36-like yields DLGSISTAVPKSMANSLWDTRAISYAGCVAQVFLFVFFISAEFYLLTVMSYDRYVAICKPLHYGTLLGSRACVHMAAAAWGSGFLHALLHTANTFSLPLCQGNALDQFFCEIPQILKLSCTDYYFREAGLLVVSVCLGFECFIFIVLSYVQIFRAVLRIPSEQGRHKAFSTCLPHLSVISLFLSSVMFAYLKPPSISSPALDLVVAVLYSVVPPW; encoded by the exons gacctgggctccatctccaccgcTGTCCCAAAATctatggccaattccctctgggacaccagggccatctcctatgcaggatgtgttgcccaggtctttctgtttgtctttttcatttcagcagagttttatcttctcactgtcatgtcctatgaccgctacgttgccatctgcaaacccctgcactacgggaccctcctgggcagcagagcttgtgtccacatggcagcagctgcctggggcagtgggtttctccatgctctcctgcacacggccaatacattttccctacccctctgccagggcaatgccctggaccagttcttctgtgaaatcccccagatcctcaagctctcctgcacagactactacttcagggaagctgggcttcttgtggttagtgtctgtttaggctttgaatgttttattttcattgtgctgtcctatgtgcagatcttcagggctgtgctgaggatcccctctgagcagggacggcacaaagccttttccacgtgcctccctcatctgtctgtcatctccctgtttctcagcagtgtcatgtttgcctacctgaagcccccctccatctcctcccctgctctagacctggtggtggcagtcctgtactcagtggtgcctcca TGGTAG